In a genomic window of Helianthus annuus cultivar XRQ/B chromosome 10, HanXRQr2.0-SUNRISE, whole genome shotgun sequence:
- the LOC110882013 gene encoding uncharacterized protein LOC110882013, whose protein sequence is MGSVAAWNIRGLNRPLKQNEIRVLIAENNLIVCAILETHVNVSNLGKVCKTVFRRWSWTSNGDLCQRGTRIILGWNSDEVDLMVLSQSDQVIQTQVHFKANSKMFLCSLVYAENRYQHRRILWENLCKHSCLAHNQPWVILGDFNTALNMEDCLYGPSNHTIGMRDFFDCIQVAERMDVKSHGLHYTWNQKPKEGIGVLKKIDRIMSNIKFLDLFPDVYAMFQPSRVSDHTPCVLKLSPITRNKQKPFKFPNFLTSKPEFRQYVVNEWNKGVQGYAMFSVMKKLRNLKPCFRKLLHQ, encoded by the coding sequence ATGGGTAGTGTTGCAGCATGGAACATTAggggtttgaatcgtcctctGAAACAAAACGAGATTCGTGTTCTTATTGCTGAAAATAATTTAATTGTCTGTGCTATTTTAGAGACACATGTTAATGTTAGTAATCTTGGAAAAGTATGTAAGACTGTCTTCCGTAGGTGGAGTTGGACGTCGAATGGGGACTTGTGTCAACGAGGAACCAGAATTATCTTGGGGTGGAATTCGGATGAAGTTGATCTTATGGTTCTATCTCAATCAGACCAGGTTATTCAAACTCAGGTTCATTTTAAAGCTAACTCAAAAATGTTTCTGTGCTCCTTGGTCTATGCGGAGAATCGATATCAGCACCGTAGAATTCTTTGGGAAAACTTATGTAAGCATAGTTGCTTAGCTCATAATCAGCCGTGGGTAATTCTTGGGGATTTTAACACAGCTCTCAATATGGAAGATTGTTTATATGGCCCTTCGAATCACACAATTGGTATGAGAGATTTTTTTGATTGCATCCAAGTTGCTGAACGTATGGATGTTAAGAGTCACGGGTTACACTACACCTGGAATCAGAAGCCTAAAGAGGGGATTGGAGTCCTCAAGAAAATAGATCGTATTATGAGCAATATCAAATTTTTGGATTTATTTCCGGATGTGTATGCCATGTTTCAGCCGTCTCGGGTTTCCGATCATACCCCTTGTGTTCTTAAGTTGTCTCCTATTACTCGCAACAAGCAGAAGCCATTTAAATTTCCGAACTTTTTAACGTCTAAACCGGAGTTTAGACAATATGTTGTTAACGAATGGAATAAGGGTGTGCAAGGCTATGCTATGTTTTCTGTTATGAAGAAGTTGAGGAACTTGAAACCGTGCTTCCGTAAACTCTTACATCAATAA